One Acidobacteriota bacterium genomic window carries:
- the sucC gene encoding ADP-forming succinate--CoA ligase subunit beta has product MKIHEYQGKQLLAKYGVTVPRGVVVTSVDEVPAAVEQLGLPVVVKAQIHAGGRGKGGGVKLAKTAEEAKALAGQILGMNLVTHQTGPEGRLVRTLLIEEGLKIKQEFYLGIVLDRAISQLVFMASAAGGMDIEEVAAHEPEKILKEAIDPAVGLTAFQARKLAFGIGIPNESINKAVKFMTALYKAFVESDASLAEINPFLLTEDGELYALDAKLNFDDNALFRHKDYEALRDLNEEEPLEIEASKHDLNYIKLDGNIGCMVNGAGLAMATMDIIKLAGGEPANFLDVGGGASQERVENAFRILLSDKNVKAVLINIFGGIVRTDMVASGVVAAAKNLGVNIPVVVRLEGTNVELGRKVIEESGLNFTTASGMKDAAEKVVALAG; this is encoded by the coding sequence ATGAAAATTCACGAATATCAAGGCAAACAACTTTTAGCGAAATATGGGGTGACGGTGCCGCGCGGCGTTGTGGTAACGAGCGTCGATGAAGTTCCTGCGGCTGTTGAACAACTCGGACTACCGGTTGTCGTCAAAGCGCAGATTCACGCGGGCGGGCGCGGCAAAGGCGGCGGCGTTAAACTTGCCAAAACCGCCGAAGAAGCCAAAGCACTCGCCGGACAAATTCTCGGCATGAATCTGGTCACCCATCAGACCGGCCCCGAAGGTCGTCTGGTTCGCACTCTGCTCATCGAAGAAGGACTGAAAATCAAACAGGAATTTTATTTAGGCATCGTGCTTGACCGCGCCATTTCGCAATTGGTGTTTATGGCATCAGCGGCGGGCGGCATGGATATTGAAGAGGTCGCCGCCCACGAACCGGAAAAGATTTTGAAAGAAGCGATTGACCCGGCGGTTGGACTTACGGCTTTTCAAGCCCGCAAACTCGCCTTCGGCATCGGCATTCCCAACGAATCCATCAACAAAGCTGTGAAATTTATGACCGCGTTGTATAAAGCCTTCGTCGAATCGGATGCTTCGCTTGCCGAAATCAATCCGTTTCTGCTTACGGAAGACGGCGAACTCTATGCGCTCGACGCCAAGTTGAATTTCGATGACAACGCTTTGTTTCGCCACAAAGACTATGAAGCCTTACGCGATTTGAACGAAGAGGAGCCGCTCGAAATCGAAGCCTCGAAGCATGATTTGAACTACATCAAGTTGGACGGCAACATCGGTTGTATGGTGAACGGCGCGGGGCTGGCGATGGCGACGATGGACATCATCAAACTGGCGGGCGGCGAACCGGCAAACTTCCTGGATGTCGGCGGCGGCGCTTCGCAGGAGCGCGTTGAAAATGCCTTTCGCATTCTGCTTTCCGATAAAAATGTGAAAGCCGTATTGATTAATATTTTCGGCGGCATTGTGCGCACAGACATGGTGGCAAGCGGCGTCGTGGCAGCGGCAAAAAATCTCGGCGTGAACATTCCGGTGGTCGTTCGTCTGGAAGGAACCAATGTCGAACTCGGTCGCAAAGTGATTGAAGAATCGGGTTTGAATTTCACCACCGCGTCAGGCATGAAAGACGCCGCTGAAAAAGTTGTGGCGCTTGCCGGGTAA
- a CDS encoding type II toxin-antitoxin system HicA family toxin — MPRKIRQLIAELENAGFLNRGGKGSHRNFSHPKGVRITISGKLGDDAKAYQEHAVKEAIRESKK; from the coding sequence ATGCCGAGAAAAATCCGACAATTGATTGCCGAACTTGAAAACGCCGGATTTTTGAATCGCGGCGGTAAAGGCAGCCATCGAAATTTTTCCCATCCGAAAGGCGTGCGTATCACGATTTCTGGTAAACTTGGGGATGATGCAAAAGCCTATCAGGAACACGCTGTCAAAGAAGCGATTAGAGAGAGCAAAAAATGA
- a CDS encoding 2-oxoacid:ferredoxin oxidoreductase subunit beta produces MSANIEQGNGGNVAATIKLTRKDYVSDQEVRWCPGCGDYAILAQIQKVMPELGIKRENTVFVSGIGCSSRFPYYMNTYGFHTIHGRAPAVATGIKAANPELSVWVITGDGDALSIGGNHLIHAIRRNLDINIILFNNRIYGLTKGQYSPTSEFGKRTKSTPYGVIDYPLNPLSVALAAESTFVARSVDTFTAHLQDTVTRAMKHKGVSFVEVYQNCNIFNDGAYDMIKANDAKDERMIELKHGEPLVFGKARNKGIRMRSDMHLEVVELGDGISTSDLITHNEKATDSYLAYMLSRMEYPDYPVPIGVFRNVEKPTYEDMLEDQINSVIEKMGPGNLEKLMHSGDTWVIE; encoded by the coding sequence ATGAGTGCAAATATAGAACAAGGTAACGGCGGCAACGTGGCTGCTACGATTAAACTCACGCGCAAAGATTATGTCTCCGACCAGGAAGTGCGCTGGTGTCCGGGATGCGGCGATTACGCCATCCTGGCGCAGATTCAAAAGGTCATGCCGGAACTTGGCATCAAACGCGAAAACACCGTGTTCGTTTCCGGCATCGGTTGTTCGAGCCGCTTTCCGTATTACATGAACACCTACGGGTTTCACACCATTCACGGGCGCGCCCCGGCGGTTGCCACCGGCATCAAAGCCGCCAACCCTGAACTCTCGGTCTGGGTCATCACCGGCGACGGCGACGCTTTATCCATTGGCGGCAATCACCTGATTCACGCCATTCGTCGCAACCTCGACATCAATATCATTTTATTCAACAATCGCATCTACGGACTCACCAAAGGGCAATACTCGCCGACTTCAGAATTCGGCAAGCGCACCAAATCGACGCCCTACGGGGTAATTGATTATCCTTTGAATCCGCTCTCCGTTGCGCTGGCGGCGGAATCCACTTTCGTTGCGCGTTCGGTTGATACCTTCACGGCGCATTTGCAAGACACCGTGACCCGCGCCATGAAACATAAAGGCGTATCATTTGTTGAAGTTTATCAAAACTGCAACATCTTCAATGACGGTGCCTATGATATGATTAAAGCGAACGACGCCAAGGATGAGCGAATGATTGAGTTGAAACACGGCGAACCGTTAGTGTTTGGCAAAGCACGCAACAAAGGGATTCGCATGCGCAGCGATATGCACTTGGAAGTCGTCGAACTCGGCGATGGCATCAGCACATCGGATTTAATTACGCACAATGAGAAAGCGACGGATTCCTATCTTGCCTATATGCTGAGCCGCATGGAATACCCCGATTATCCTGTGCCGATTGGCGTGTTCCGCAATGTTGAAAAGCCGACTTACGAAGACATGCTCGAAGACCAGATTAATTCGGTCATTGAAAAGATGGGACCGGGCAATCTCGAAAAACTCATGCACAGCGGCGACACCTGGGTTATTGAATAA
- a CDS encoding 2-oxoacid:acceptor oxidoreductase subunit alpha, producing MSSTTILNNVEERHIEELDAVTIRFAGDSGDGMQLTGTQFTNTSAVLGNDVSTLPDFPAEIRAPAGSLPGVSGFQLNFSNHDIRTPGDEPHVLVAMNPAALKVNLPDLEKGGLLIVNTDAFNDNNLKKAGYATNPLEDDSLSGYRLFKIPITTANRAALRDVVQISSKEMDRCKNFWALGLMYWLYDRPLEPTMRWIEGKFKKNAEVAKANVTALKAGFAYADATELFTTHYRVKRAAIAPGKYRNITGNEATALGCIAAAVLAERPLFYASYPITPASDILHALSSYKNFGVKTFQAEDEIAAICAAIGASFAGQLGLTGTSGPGLALKSEALGLAVMTELPLVVINVQRGGPSTGLPTKTEQADLLQAMFGRNGECPVAVVAAASPADCFNMAIEAFRIATTHMIPVVYLTDGYLGNGAEPWLLPKIEELPRFEVKFYSDPTTFKAYSRNPETLARPWAVPGTPGLEHRIGGIEKQDITGNVSYDPENHMHMVLTRAKKVDLIANDIPELEIFGEPEGRVLVLGWGSTYGAITSAVEEMQSQGYSVSSAHLRYLNPFPKNLGEVLGRFDRVLVPELNLGQLALLLRAKYLIPAISFAKVKGKPFKISELTAKIKEVYED from the coding sequence ATGAGTTCAACTACTATTCTCAACAACGTTGAAGAACGTCACATTGAAGAACTTGATGCCGTAACCATACGTTTTGCCGGCGACTCCGGCGATGGTATGCAGCTTACCGGCACGCAGTTCACGAATACTTCGGCGGTGCTTGGCAACGATGTTTCGACGCTGCCCGATTTTCCTGCTGAAATTCGCGCCCCGGCAGGCAGTTTGCCAGGCGTTTCCGGCTTTCAGTTAAATTTTTCCAATCACGATATTCGCACACCGGGCGATGAACCGCATGTGCTGGTGGCGATGAATCCTGCGGCTTTGAAGGTCAATCTTCCTGACCTCGAAAAAGGCGGCTTGCTTATCGTCAACACCGACGCTTTCAATGACAACAACTTGAAGAAAGCCGGTTATGCGACCAACCCGCTCGAAGACGATTCCTTGAGCGGTTATCGTTTGTTCAAAATTCCGATTACGACCGCTAACCGCGCTGCCTTGCGTGACGTTGTGCAAATTTCGTCCAAAGAGATGGATCGCTGCAAAAATTTCTGGGCGCTTGGACTCATGTACTGGCTCTATGACCGTCCGCTTGAACCGACCATGCGCTGGATTGAAGGCAAGTTCAAAAAGAATGCCGAAGTCGCCAAAGCCAACGTCACTGCCTTGAAAGCCGGTTTCGCTTACGCTGACGCTACGGAACTTTTCACCACCCATTATCGCGTTAAACGCGCCGCCATCGCGCCGGGTAAATATCGCAACATCACCGGCAACGAAGCCACCGCGCTCGGTTGCATTGCCGCAGCGGTGTTAGCCGAACGCCCGCTGTTTTACGCGAGCTACCCGATTACCCCTGCATCAGACATTTTGCATGCGCTCTCATCGTATAAAAATTTCGGCGTCAAGACCTTTCAAGCTGAAGATGAAATCGCCGCCATTTGTGCGGCAATCGGTGCCTCGTTTGCCGGACAATTGGGACTGACGGGAACCAGCGGTCCTGGACTCGCCTTGAAATCCGAAGCTCTGGGCTTAGCCGTAATGACCGAACTTCCACTGGTGGTCATCAATGTACAACGCGGCGGACCTTCAACAGGGCTTCCGACCAAGACCGAACAGGCAGACCTCTTGCAAGCCATGTTCGGGCGCAACGGCGAATGCCCGGTTGCGGTGGTTGCCGCAGCCAGTCCCGCAGACTGTTTCAACATGGCAATCGAAGCTTTCCGCATTGCCACGACTCACATGATTCCGGTGGTCTATTTGACCGACGGGTATCTGGGGAACGGCGCTGAACCCTGGCTGTTGCCCAAGATAGAAGAGTTGCCGCGCTTTGAAGTCAAATTCTATTCTGACCCGACGACCTTCAAAGCTTATTCGCGCAATCCTGAAACCCTGGCGCGTCCGTGGGCGGTTCCGGGAACCCCTGGGCTTGAACATCGCATCGGCGGCATCGAAAAACAGGACATCACCGGCAATGTTTCTTACGACCCGGAAAATCACATGCACATGGTGTTGACGCGCGCTAAAAAAGTTGACCTGATTGCCAATGACATTCCTGAACTGGAAATCTTCGGCGAACCGGAAGGGCGCGTGCTGGTGCTTGGCTGGGGTTCGACCTATGGCGCAATCACTTCGGCAGTCGAAGAGATGCAAAGCCAGGGCTATTCGGTTTCAAGCGCGCACCTGCGTTATCTCAATCCCTTCCCGAAAAACCTCGGCGAGGTGCTTGGGCGTTTTGACCGCGTGCTGGTGCCTGAACTCAATCTCGGACAACTTGCCCTGCTGCTCAGAGCGAAATACCTCATACCGGCGATTTCATTTGCGAAAGTCAAAGGCAAGCCGTTCAAGATCAGCGAACTCACGGCGAAGATTAAGGAAGTTTACGAAGATTAG